A single Pseudomonas sp. DC1.2 DNA region contains:
- a CDS encoding CsgG/HfaB family protein, whose translation MISRVLVSGAAIAVVVAMGGCATESSRALPIEKVESASQAWTGVRVPMAVGKFDNRSSYMRGIFSDGVDRLGGQAKTILITHLQQTHRFSVLDRDNMGEIQQEATLKGQAQRLKGADFVVTGDVTEFGRKETGDHQLFGILGLGKTQVAYAKVNLNIVNISTSEVVYSTQGAGEYALSNREVIGFGGTAAYDSTLNGKVLDLAMREAINRLVDGMNSGAWKPGN comes from the coding sequence ATGATTTCTCGAGTGTTGGTATCAGGTGCCGCGATTGCGGTAGTGGTTGCGATGGGGGGCTGTGCAACCGAAAGCTCCCGGGCATTGCCCATCGAAAAAGTTGAAAGTGCCAGCCAGGCCTGGACCGGTGTCCGGGTGCCGATGGCCGTGGGTAAGTTCGATAACCGTTCGAGCTACATGCGCGGCATCTTCTCCGACGGCGTTGACCGTCTCGGCGGGCAGGCTAAGACCATTCTGATCACCCATTTGCAGCAGACCCATCGCTTCAGCGTGCTGGATCGCGACAACATGGGCGAGATCCAGCAGGAAGCGACCCTCAAAGGCCAGGCCCAGCGCCTCAAGGGGGCTGATTTTGTGGTGACGGGTGATGTCACGGAATTCGGCCGTAAAGAGACCGGCGACCACCAATTGTTCGGCATTCTCGGGCTCGGCAAGACCCAGGTTGCCTACGCCAAGGTCAACCTGAACATCGTCAACATCAGTACCTCGGAAGTCGTCTATTCGACCCAGGGCGCGGGTGAGTACGCCTTGTCCAACCGTGAAGTCATCGGTTTTGGTGGTACGGCGGCCTACGATTCGACCCTCAACGGCAAGGTGCTCGACCTGGCCATGCGTGAGGCGATCAATCGTTTGGTAGATGGCATGAATTCCGGTGCATGGAAACCGGGCAACTGA
- a CDS encoding DUF799 domain-containing protein: MIPRALKLMAGLLALAVLGGCVSPKTVDYSAYKQSRPKTILVLPPLNNSPDVKASYSLLSQVTFPLAEAGYYVLPIALVDETFRQNGLTTPADIHQAPADKLRDIFGADAALYITVTDYGTRYMIINSETVVTANAKLVDLKTGTTLWTGSARASSEEGNNNGGGNLIGMLVVAAVKQVINSSTDAAHPIAGVASTRLLSAGQRAGLLYGPRSPKYGTD, encoded by the coding sequence ATGATCCCGCGCGCATTGAAACTGATGGCCGGCCTGCTGGCCCTGGCAGTGCTGGGCGGTTGCGTCAGTCCCAAGACCGTGGACTATTCGGCGTACAAGCAAAGCCGTCCGAAAACCATTCTGGTATTGCCACCGCTAAACAACTCGCCGGACGTCAAGGCGTCCTACAGCTTGTTGTCCCAAGTGACCTTTCCGTTGGCTGAAGCAGGCTACTACGTACTGCCAATTGCGCTGGTCGATGAAACATTTCGCCAGAATGGCCTGACCACCCCAGCGGACATCCACCAAGCGCCAGCCGACAAGTTGCGGGACATCTTTGGTGCCGATGCGGCGCTGTACATCACCGTGACCGATTACGGCACCCGCTACATGATCATTAACAGTGAAACCGTGGTCACTGCGAATGCGAAGCTGGTGGACCTCAAAACCGGCACCACCCTGTGGACCGGTTCGGCCCGCGCGTCGAGCGAAGAGGGTAACAACAATGGCGGTGGCAACTTGATTGGCATGCTGGTGGTCGCAGCGGTCAAGCAAGTGATCAACAGCTCCACAGATGCCGCTCACCCGATAGCCGGCGTAGCCAGCACACGGCTGCTGTCGGCGGGACAACGTGCAGGTTTACTGTACGGCCCGCGTTCGCCTAAATACGGCACTGATTGA
- a CDS encoding DUF4810 domain-containing protein yields the protein MNKYLSWPLMALTLAGGALLAGCNSGPKTLYQWESYQPEVYEYFKGETPKEAQAEALERDLQKIASTGNTPPPGYHAQLGLLYLSMGKDDQMVQQFRTEKTLFPESGPYMDFLLKNAKTGDAK from the coding sequence ATGAACAAGTACCTGTCGTGGCCATTGATGGCCTTGACCCTGGCGGGCGGCGCGTTGCTGGCCGGCTGTAATTCCGGTCCGAAAACCCTTTACCAATGGGAAAGCTACCAACCTGAGGTTTATGAGTATTTCAAGGGCGAAACGCCCAAGGAAGCTCAGGCCGAAGCCCTGGAACGTGATCTGCAAAAAATCGCTTCCACCGGTAATACGCCACCGCCTGGTTACCACGCTCAACTCGGGTTGTTGTACCTGAGCATGGGCAAGGACGACCAGATGGTGCAGCAGTTCAGAACCGAGAAAACCCTGTTTCCCGAGTCTGGTCCGTACATGGATTTTCTGCTCAAGAACGCTAAAACCGGAGACGCCAAATGA
- a CDS encoding error-prone DNA polymerase codes for MVAGLVRMSVGYAELHCLSNFSFQRGASSALELFQRAKQQGYKALAITDECTLAGIVRAWQAAKAVELPLIIGSEIRIEDGPKLLLLVENLEGYQALCRLITRARRRTQKGQYQVLREDFNEPLPGLLALWVPDAVDACEQGCWLRSVFAERLWLAVQLHRGQDDAQRLAALLKLAAELRIPAVASGDVHMHARGRRALQDTMTAIRHHLPVAATGLRLHPNGERHLRSLGALGELYPQTLLDETLAIARRCTFDLGQLRYQYPRELVPEGQTATSWLRELTEQGIRWRWKEGPKADVLVQIDKELELIAGLGYESYFLTVHDIVRFAREQNILCQGRGSAANSAVCYALGITEIDPGRTTLLFERFLSRERNEPPDIDVDFEHERREEVLQYVFRRYGRNRAALTAVVSTYHAAGAVRDVAKALGLPPDQINALADCCGHWSDETPPVERLREGGFDPDSAVLRRVLSLTGQLIGFPRHLSQHPGGFVISEQPLDSLVPVENAAMAERTIIQWDKDDLDAVGLLKVDILALGMLSAIRRCFDLLRRHRGRDLSLATVPSEDPQTYEMISRADTVGVFQIESRAQMSMLPRLKPSTFYDLVIEVAIVRPGPIQGGMVHPYLRRRKKEEEVKYPSEELKVVLERTLGVPLFQEQVMQIAIVAADYSPGEADQLRRSMAAWKRHGGLEPHRKRLAEGMAKNGYTPEFAAQIFEQIKGFGSYGFPESHAASFALLTYASCWLKCHEPAAFACALINSWPMGFYSPDQILQDARLHHLQIRPVDVRASDWDCSLEPISDAQPALRMGLRMIKGFREDDARRIEAARAWSAFVDIADLGQRARLDARAQEQLADAGALRGLAGDRHRARWEVAGVQKQLGLFAGLPSQEEPTVSLPKPTAGEDLQADYASVGTTLGPHPLALLRGELKALRCRSSSELLDVDHGRPVSVAGLVTGRQRPGTASGVTFVTLEDEFGNVNVVVWRDLAERQRQVLVGAHLLKVDGRWEKEGEVRHLIAGRLSDLSPLLDGISVRSRDFR; via the coding sequence ATGGTTGCAGGGCTGGTTCGCATGAGTGTTGGGTATGCCGAACTGCACTGCCTGTCGAACTTCAGCTTCCAGCGCGGTGCGTCCAGCGCCCTGGAGCTGTTTCAACGGGCGAAACAGCAAGGTTATAAAGCCCTGGCAATCACTGACGAATGCACACTTGCCGGTATCGTCCGCGCCTGGCAAGCCGCTAAAGCGGTGGAACTGCCGCTGATCATCGGCAGTGAAATCCGGATCGAGGACGGCCCGAAACTGCTGCTACTGGTCGAGAACCTTGAGGGTTATCAGGCACTGTGCCGTTTGATCACTCGGGCTCGACGCCGCACGCAAAAAGGCCAGTATCAGGTCCTACGGGAGGACTTCAACGAACCGTTGCCGGGGCTATTGGCGTTGTGGGTGCCGGACGCGGTCGATGCCTGTGAACAGGGGTGCTGGCTGCGCAGCGTCTTTGCCGAACGCCTGTGGCTGGCCGTGCAGTTGCACCGGGGTCAGGACGATGCCCAGCGCCTGGCCGCGCTGCTGAAACTGGCCGCCGAACTGCGAATTCCGGCGGTGGCCAGTGGCGATGTACACATGCATGCCCGTGGCCGGCGCGCCTTGCAGGACACCATGACTGCGATCCGTCATCACTTGCCGGTGGCCGCCACCGGGTTGCGCCTGCACCCCAACGGTGAGCGACACCTGCGCAGTCTCGGCGCCTTGGGCGAGCTTTACCCACAAACCTTACTCGACGAAACACTGGCTATTGCCCGGCGCTGCACTTTCGACCTCGGTCAATTGCGTTATCAGTACCCACGGGAGTTGGTGCCCGAAGGTCAGACGGCCACGTCCTGGCTGCGCGAGTTGACCGAGCAGGGCATTCGCTGGCGCTGGAAGGAGGGGCCAAAAGCCGACGTGCTGGTGCAAATCGACAAGGAGTTGGAGCTGATCGCCGGCCTCGGTTACGAAAGCTATTTTTTGACGGTTCACGACATTGTGCGTTTCGCGCGTGAGCAAAATATTCTCTGTCAGGGGCGGGGGTCGGCTGCTAACTCGGCGGTGTGTTATGCCTTGGGGATCACCGAAATAGACCCGGGTCGAACGACGTTATTGTTCGAACGCTTTCTTTCGCGCGAACGCAACGAGCCGCCAGACATTGACGTCGATTTCGAGCATGAACGGCGTGAAGAAGTCTTGCAGTACGTGTTCCGTCGTTACGGTCGGAACCGTGCGGCGCTGACGGCAGTGGTCAGCACTTACCATGCGGCCGGCGCCGTGCGCGATGTCGCCAAGGCGCTGGGGCTGCCGCCGGATCAGATCAACGCGCTGGCCGATTGCTGCGGGCACTGGAGCGATGAAACACCACCGGTTGAACGCCTGCGTGAAGGCGGTTTCGATCCGGACAGCGCGGTGCTGCGTCGGGTGTTGAGCCTGACCGGGCAACTGATCGGCTTCCCCCGGCACCTGTCCCAGCACCCAGGCGGGTTTGTGATTTCCGAGCAGCCGCTGGACAGCCTGGTGCCGGTGGAAAATGCAGCCATGGCCGAGCGCACGATCATTCAGTGGGACAAGGACGACCTGGATGCGGTGGGGTTGCTCAAGGTGGATATTCTGGCCCTTGGCATGCTCAGCGCCATCCGCCGCTGTTTTGATCTGCTGCGCCGGCATCGGGGGCGTGATCTGAGCCTGGCCACAGTGCCGTCCGAGGACCCGCAAACCTACGAGATGATCAGCCGTGCCGACACGGTCGGGGTGTTCCAGATCGAGTCCAGGGCCCAGATGTCGATGCTGCCCAGGCTCAAGCCCAGCACTTTTTACGACTTGGTGATCGAGGTGGCGATTGTCCGGCCTGGGCCAATTCAGGGCGGCATGGTGCATCCCTACCTGCGGCGCCGTAAAAAAGAAGAAGAGGTGAAATACCCTTCGGAAGAACTCAAGGTGGTACTGGAGCGGACGTTGGGCGTGCCGCTGTTCCAGGAACAGGTGATGCAGATCGCTATCGTCGCCGCCGACTATAGCCCCGGCGAGGCGGACCAGTTGCGCCGCTCCATGGCGGCCTGGAAACGCCATGGTGGCCTGGAGCCGCACCGGAAACGGCTGGCGGAAGGGATGGCGAAAAACGGCTACACGCCAGAGTTTGCCGCACAAATTTTCGAGCAGATCAAAGGTTTCGGCAGCTATGGCTTCCCCGAATCCCACGCGGCCAGTTTTGCCTTGCTGACTTACGCCAGTTGTTGGCTGAAGTGCCACGAACCGGCGGCCTTCGCCTGTGCGCTGATCAATAGTTGGCCGATGGGTTTCTACAGCCCGGACCAAATACTGCAGGATGCCCGGCTGCACCATTTGCAGATTCGTCCGGTGGACGTGCGAGCCAGCGATTGGGATTGCAGCCTGGAACCGATCAGCGACGCACAACCAGCGCTGCGCATGGGCTTGCGGATGATCAAGGGATTTCGCGAGGACGATGCCCGACGCATTGAAGCGGCGCGGGCGTGGAGCGCATTTGTGGACATTGCCGACCTTGGCCAACGGGCCCGACTCGATGCGCGTGCCCAAGAGCAACTGGCCGATGCTGGCGCCTTGCGCGGCTTGGCCGGCGACCGTCACCGGGCTCGCTGGGAGGTGGCGGGGGTGCAGAAGCAGCTCGGTTTGTTTGCCGGTCTGCCGAGTCAGGAAGAGCCCACGGTGTCGCTGCCCAAACCCACTGCCGGCGAAGACTTGCAAGCCGATTACGCCAGCGTCGGCACCACCCTTGGCCCGCATCCGCTGGCCTTGTTGCGCGGCGAGTTGAAAGCCCTGCGCTGCCGCAGTTCCAGCGAGTTGCTCGACGTTGATCATGGGCGCCCGGTCAGCGTGGCCGGTTTGGTGACCGGACGACAGCGTCCGGGCACCGCCAGTGGAGTCACCTTCGTGACCCTTGAAGACGAGTTCGGTAACGTCAACGTGGTGGTATGGCGCGATCTGGCCGAGCGCCAGCGGCAGGTATTGGTCGGCGCGCACCTGCTCAAGGTTGATGGACGCTGGGAAAAGGAAGGCGAAGTGCGGCATTTAATTGCCGGACGCTTGAGCGACTTGAGCCCATTACTCGATGGCATTAGCGTGCGCAGCCGTGATTTCCGCTGA
- a CDS encoding hybrid sensor histidine kinase/response regulator has translation MQFLSDSHGCAGWNGEMAGRIRAFDWSQTELGPIDTWQASLSSTVQLMLASPLPMVMLWSRTGYMIYNDAYSVFAGGRHPYILGAAVEQGWPEVADFNRYVMDTCLAGGTLSYSNKELVLLRDGVPEEVWLDLYYSPVANDEGQPAGVMAMVVETTEHVISERRRREAEDAYRADNERVRLALNAGALLGSFVWDIKADTLSGDERFARTFSYPPERNLLNLAPDIAEARIHPDDLAWVRNRIDQSVAKGVPYNAEYRVLRPDSTYLWVLASGCCEFNEQGEPFRFPGVLIDINERKIAEESLLKFTRNLEQRVANEVEARLMAEEQLRQSQKLEAIGGLTGGVAHDFNNLLQVIAGNLHLLARNEPDNANVQRRVNASIAAVERGAKLSSQLLAFARRQPLSPAICDPRQIFEGMGELLHRALGETIHIDVQLPEEPWRINVDRNQLENAILNLAINARDALQGDGVIGLNAENVALDRRFCQGKGIVAGDYLRVTVSDSGIGMPPQTLAQAFEPFFTTKADGQGTGLGLSMVFGFVKQSGGHIEMSSVVGEGTRVQLYFPRSLRPLLRETTLYDVPHRGGHECILVVEDNEAVRASAVELLREEGYQVLTAINGDAAMQMLLDGVAVNLIFTDVVMPGLIKSSDLAAWAKVQNPPIPVLFTSGHTRDIISRNHQLSPETYLLSKPYGPDALTRMVRTVLNG, from the coding sequence ATGCAGTTTCTATCGGATAGCCACGGATGTGCCGGCTGGAATGGTGAAATGGCCGGACGCATTCGCGCGTTCGACTGGAGCCAGACAGAACTCGGTCCTATCGATACTTGGCAGGCCAGCCTGTCCAGCACGGTGCAGTTGATGCTGGCCTCACCGCTGCCGATGGTGATGCTCTGGAGCCGTACCGGCTACATGATCTACAACGACGCCTACTCGGTGTTTGCCGGTGGACGCCATCCCTATATTTTAGGTGCGGCGGTTGAGCAGGGCTGGCCGGAAGTGGCCGATTTCAATCGATATGTCATGGACACCTGCCTGGCAGGCGGCACGCTGTCTTATAGCAATAAAGAGTTGGTGTTGCTGAGAGATGGCGTTCCGGAAGAAGTCTGGCTGGACCTCTATTACAGTCCCGTTGCCAATGACGAAGGGCAACCTGCCGGCGTCATGGCCATGGTGGTTGAAACCACCGAGCATGTGATTTCCGAACGCCGACGTCGGGAAGCTGAAGATGCCTATCGCGCCGACAACGAGCGTGTGCGCCTGGCGCTCAACGCCGGGGCTTTGCTCGGTTCATTCGTCTGGGACATCAAGGCCGATACGCTGTCTGGCGACGAGCGTTTCGCTCGCACTTTTTCTTACCCTCCTGAGCGAAACCTGCTCAACCTGGCACCTGACATCGCCGAAGCGCGGATTCACCCGGACGACCTGGCCTGGGTCAGGAACCGGATCGATCAATCGGTCGCCAAGGGCGTCCCTTATAACGCCGAATACCGCGTCCTTCGTCCCGACAGCACGTATTTGTGGGTGTTGGCCAGCGGTTGTTGCGAATTCAATGAACAGGGCGAGCCGTTTCGTTTTCCGGGTGTGCTGATTGACATTAACGAACGCAAAATCGCCGAGGAGTCGCTGCTCAAGTTCACCCGCAACCTGGAGCAACGGGTCGCCAATGAAGTCGAGGCGCGGTTGATGGCTGAAGAGCAACTGCGTCAATCGCAGAAGCTTGAAGCCATCGGTGGCCTTACCGGTGGCGTGGCCCATGACTTCAACAACTTGTTGCAGGTTATCGCCGGCAACCTGCATTTACTCGCGCGCAATGAGCCCGATAATGCCAACGTGCAGCGCCGGGTCAATGCCTCCATCGCAGCGGTCGAACGGGGGGCCAAGTTGTCCTCGCAATTACTCGCGTTCGCCCGGCGTCAGCCACTGTCACCGGCCATCTGCGACCCGCGACAGATTTTCGAAGGGATGGGGGAGTTGTTGCACCGTGCGCTGGGTGAAACCATTCACATCGATGTGCAACTGCCTGAAGAACCTTGGCGGATCAATGTAGATCGCAACCAACTGGAAAACGCCATTCTCAATCTGGCGATCAACGCCAGGGACGCCCTGCAAGGCGATGGAGTCATCGGTTTGAACGCTGAAAACGTTGCGCTGGATCGACGGTTTTGTCAGGGCAAAGGAATCGTTGCCGGAGATTATCTGCGTGTGACGGTCTCTGACAGCGGCATTGGCATGCCGCCGCAGACGCTGGCCCAGGCGTTCGAGCCGTTTTTTACGACCAAGGCCGACGGCCAGGGTACCGGCCTCGGCTTGAGCATGGTGTTCGGTTTCGTCAAGCAGAGCGGTGGGCACATCGAGATGTCCAGCGTGGTCGGAGAGGGCACACGGGTGCAATTGTATTTTCCCCGTAGCCTGCGTCCGTTGCTGCGCGAAACAACGCTCTATGATGTGCCGCACCGGGGCGGTCACGAATGCATTCTGGTGGTCGAGGACAATGAAGCAGTGCGGGCTTCAGCCGTGGAATTGCTGCGAGAAGAGGGCTATCAGGTGCTGACCGCAATCAACGGTGACGCCGCCATGCAAATGTTGCTGGACGGCGTGGCGGTGAATCTGATTTTCACCGACGTGGTCATGCCCGGTCTGATCAAAAGTTCAGATTTGGCCGCCTGGGCCAAGGTGCAGAACCCGCCCATACCGGTGTTGTTCACTTCCGGTCACACCCGGGACATCATTTCGCGTAATCATCAGTTGAGCCCCGAAACATATCTGCTAAGCAAGCCCTATGGCCCGGACGCACTGACCCGGATGGTGCGCACGGTGCTCAACGGCTAA